One window from the genome of Marinilabiliales bacterium encodes:
- a CDS encoding sigma-70 family RNA polymerase sigma factor: MSDQELIEQFLSGDREGIEKLINRHKTKVYTYILLVVKSQQLAEDIFQDTFIKVIRSLVDGKYKDNGRFASWVIRIAHNLIIDHFRKEKQINTLSNDDYEADIFNSKKLSDQNIEDVLIREQITNDVRMLIDELPEEQKQVILLRHYGGMSFKEIADQTDVSINTALGRMRYALINLRKLISKKNISLTMS, encoded by the coding sequence ATGAGTGACCAGGAACTCATAGAGCAGTTTCTTTCGGGCGACAGGGAAGGTATTGAGAAGCTTATAAACAGGCACAAAACCAAGGTTTATACCTATATCCTGCTGGTTGTGAAGAGCCAGCAGCTTGCCGAGGATATATTTCAGGATACTTTCATTAAGGTTATCAGATCTCTCGTTGATGGCAAGTACAAGGATAACGGCCGTTTTGCGTCCTGGGTGATAAGGATCGCCCATAACCTGATAATTGACCATTTCAGGAAGGAAAAGCAGATAAACACCTTGTCGAATGATGATTATGAGGCTGATATTTTCAACTCAAAGAAGCTTTCAGATCAGAATATCGAAGATGTTCTGATAAGAGAGCAGATCACAAATGATGTGAGGATGCTCATTGATGAGCTGCCTGAGGAGCAGAAACAGGTAATTCTTCTGAGGCACTATGGCGGCATGAGTTTCAAGGAGATCGCCGATCAGACGGATGTGAGCATAAACACGGCACTTGGGCGGATGAGGTATGCTCTCATAAACCTCAGGAAACTGATAAGTAAAAAAAATATTAGCCTCACAATGAGTTGA
- the hflK gene encoding FtsH protease activity modulator HflK, whose amino-acid sequence MRNSEQQMQYMISRARKNIRKILILVILLIVAFTSVRTVGPEEEGVVLMFGKYNRTVDPGLNFILPLGLEKMYKIPVQRQLKQEFGFRTTAAGTRSQYIKSGYEDESMMLTGDLNLADVEWVVQYRIVNSFNYLFRVRDAEDALHDMSEAAMRKIVGDRTVNEVLTIGRQEVATTVEVLLQRMCDEYENGIRIDQVVLQDVNPPEPVKPSFNEVNEAQQERETMINRAESEYNRVIPRARGEAEETIQRAEAYALNRVNRSIGEADRFNELYEEYILAPEVTRKRIYLETLEKIMAATGTKIIMDETGASVLPLLNLQQQKEQLP is encoded by the coding sequence ATGAGAAACAGCGAACAGCAAATGCAATACATGATCAGCAGGGCCAGGAAAAATATCAGGAAGATCCTGATCCTGGTCATACTCCTGATCGTGGCCTTCACCTCTGTCAGGACCGTGGGACCTGAGGAGGAGGGCGTGGTACTGATGTTTGGAAAGTACAACCGGACTGTAGATCCCGGACTAAACTTCATTCTGCCCCTGGGCCTTGAGAAAATGTACAAGATACCTGTGCAGAGGCAGTTGAAGCAGGAGTTTGGTTTCCGCACAACCGCTGCCGGTACCCGAAGCCAGTACATCAAAAGCGGGTATGAAGACGAATCAATGATGCTTACCGGCGATCTGAACCTGGCCGATGTTGAGTGGGTGGTCCAGTACCGGATAGTAAATTCCTTCAACTACCTTTTCCGGGTGAGGGATGCAGAAGATGCCCTGCATGACATGTCAGAGGCTGCAATGCGGAAGATAGTCGGCGACCGCACGGTGAACGAGGTGCTTACCATTGGGCGCCAGGAGGTGGCAACTACTGTTGAGGTGCTGCTGCAAAGAATGTGCGACGAGTATGAGAACGGGATACGGATTGACCAGGTTGTACTCCAGGATGTAAATCCACCCGAACCCGTTAAACCATCATTCAATGAGGTGAATGAGGCGCAGCAGGAAAGGGAAACAATGATCAACCGCGCAGAGTCGGAATACAACAGGGTAATACCCAGGGCAAGGGGTGAAGCCGAGGAGACCATCCAGCGTGCTGAAGCTTATGCCCTGAACAGGGTCAACAGGAGTATCGGTGAAGCAGACCGTTTCAATGAACTGTACGAAGAGTATATCCTTGCACCGGAAGTCACAAGAAAGCGTATATACCTGGAAACCCTGGAGAAGATAATGGCAGCGACCGGCACCAAGATAATAATGGATGAGACCGGAGCAAGCGTGCTGCCCCTTCTTAACCTTCAACAACAAAAAGAACAGTTACCATGA
- a CDS encoding dihydroorotate dehydrogenase-like protein produces the protein MPNLEVNYMGIKLKNPVIAGSSGLTASIEKIRTLEEAGAGAVVLKSLFEEQINYEAGSLIMNHDYPEAEDYIRNYTKSNSVENYLSLIEEAKKVVSIPVIASINCITASDWVSFSRRIEEAGADALELNVYYLPTDKFMPPADFENIYYDLVSKVTGILKIPVAIKLGNHFTNLLGLVDRLYALGARGVVLFNRFYEPDIDIDRMKLTSADVFSNPSDLRHVLRWTALVSDKVSLVDISASTGVHSWEAVVKQLLAGAKTVQVCSLLYKSGLKEAGTLVQGLSEWMEKKGFDSVDAFRGKMSYRNIPDPSVYERSQFMKYFSGIH, from the coding sequence ATGCCAAATCTGGAAGTTAACTATATGGGTATCAAATTAAAGAACCCTGTTATTGCCGGCAGCTCGGGCCTTACTGCCAGCATCGAAAAGATAAGGACACTTGAGGAGGCAGGCGCAGGAGCTGTTGTTCTGAAATCGCTTTTTGAGGAACAGATCAATTACGAAGCGGGAAGCCTGATCATGAACCATGATTATCCCGAGGCGGAGGATTATATCAGGAACTATACCAAAAGTAATTCGGTTGAAAATTACCTGAGCCTTATCGAGGAGGCTAAAAAGGTCGTTTCCATTCCTGTGATTGCAAGTATTAACTGCATTACAGCAAGCGACTGGGTGAGTTTTTCCAGGCGTATCGAAGAGGCCGGGGCCGATGCCCTTGAGCTGAATGTATATTATTTGCCGACCGACAAGTTCATGCCGCCGGCCGATTTTGAAAATATATATTACGACCTGGTATCAAAAGTGACCGGTATACTTAAAATACCCGTTGCTATCAAGCTGGGAAACCATTTTACCAATCTGCTGGGCCTGGTCGACCGGCTTTATGCCCTCGGTGCCCGCGGTGTGGTTCTCTTTAACCGTTTTTATGAACCTGACATCGATATTGACAGGATGAAGCTTACCTCTGCCGATGTCTTCAGCAATCCTTCAGATCTGCGACATGTGCTGCGGTGGACCGCCCTGGTGTCTGACAAGGTGAGCCTGGTTGATATCTCTGCCTCAACGGGTGTCCATTCCTGGGAGGCGGTAGTCAAGCAGCTGCTGGCAGGGGCAAAAACGGTACAGGTATGCTCGCTTTTGTACAAGAGCGGCCTCAAGGAGGCAGGGACCCTGGTACAGGGACTGTCGGAATGGATGGAAAAAAAGGGGTTTGACTCAGTAGATGCCTTCAGGGGCAAGATGAGCTACAGGAATATACCCGATCCGTCCGTCTATGAGCGGTCGCAATTCATGAAATATTTTTCAGGCATTCACTGA
- a CDS encoding DoxX family protein, with amino-acid sequence MSSAIPVKRFNPLLLNFSRLLAGFVFIYSGFVKGIDPLGSAYKFIDYFVAFNIEFLEPLALPMSVALSAAEMLIGVALIAGVHLVLTSWALLLFMGFFTILTLFIAITDPVADCGCFGDAIILTNWETFWKNLVLMVFVIYIFIRRKEFRPFFNRPLAEWITVSAFLAGILAIFAWSYLNLPVIDYRPYHVGADIEEYMSIPPDAPADEYEVTLYYRKDGETRAFPVDDLPGPEWEWVRTESTLISKGYEPPITNFFIESVTDGTDHTWDILHDQGYTFILVSYNLAGSSLKNVTAIKRLADWSAGHGINFIGLTASPLSQIDEYRDNTGAAWDFYHGDEITLKTIVRSNPGLILLKEGTIIGKWHHRNIPDTAELKENLMSFAMNDRQQAHNNMVSLGYLMAFLLLIAIIRMIRYSLKKRDIEPESQG; translated from the coding sequence ATGTCTTCTGCTATACCTGTTAAAAGATTTAATCCGTTGCTTCTGAATTTCTCGAGGCTTCTTGCCGGATTTGTTTTCATCTACTCCGGCTTTGTCAAAGGTATCGACCCCCTGGGATCAGCCTACAAGTTCATTGATTATTTTGTTGCATTCAATATTGAGTTCCTGGAACCGCTGGCACTGCCAATGTCTGTTGCCCTGTCGGCTGCAGAAATGCTTATAGGGGTGGCTCTGATTGCGGGAGTGCATCTTGTCCTGACTTCATGGGCCCTGCTTTTATTCATGGGTTTCTTTACCATTCTCACACTTTTCATTGCCATCACCGACCCGGTGGCGGACTGCGGATGTTTCGGCGATGCGATAATACTGACCAACTGGGAGACATTCTGGAAAAACCTGGTATTGATGGTTTTTGTCATATACATTTTCATCAGGCGTAAAGAATTCAGGCCGTTTTTCAACAGGCCCCTGGCAGAATGGATAACTGTGTCAGCATTCCTTGCCGGGATACTTGCCATCTTTGCATGGTCGTACCTGAACCTCCCGGTGATAGATTACAGGCCATACCATGTTGGGGCTGATATAGAGGAATATATGAGCATCCCTCCCGATGCACCTGCCGACGAATACGAAGTTACGCTCTATTACCGAAAAGACGGTGAGACCAGGGCATTCCCGGTAGATGACCTGCCCGGTCCCGAGTGGGAATGGGTAAGAACTGAAAGCACTCTTATAAGCAAAGGTTACGAACCGCCAATTACCAATTTCTTTATTGAATCGGTTACCGACGGGACCGACCATACATGGGACATTCTTCACGATCAGGGATACACCTTTATACTGGTTTCCTATAACCTTGCCGGGAGCTCCCTGAAAAACGTCACCGCCATTAAGAGGCTGGCTGACTGGTCGGCCGGTCATGGTATAAATTTTATAGGACTCACAGCAAGTCCGCTATCACAGATTGACGAATACAGAGATAATACAGGTGCAGCATGGGATTTTTACCATGGTGATGAGATCACACTTAAAACAATTGTAAGAAGTAATCCCGGACTTATTCTCCTGAAAGAGGGAACAATCATAGGAAAATGGCATCACAGGAATATTCCCGATACGGCAGAGCTGAAAGAGAATCTGATGTCATTTGCGATGAACGACCGGCAACAGGCACATAACAACATGGTTTCGCTAGGGTACCTGATGGCATTTCTTTTGCTGATTGCAATAATCAGAATGATCAGGTACTCCCTGAAGAAAAGAGATATTGAACCAGAAAGCCAGGGCTGA
- a CDS encoding YggS family pyridoxal phosphate-dependent enzyme: MEIAANIQRLHTELPDGVRIVAVTKTRTTGEVMELYKSGHRLMGENRVQELLAKREELPGDIEWHMVGHLQTNKVKYIAPFVSLIHSVDSQKLLRTVSKEALKNKRVIDVLLQVHIADEETKFGFSEEEVTGLAEGFSAADYPGARLRGLMGMATFTEDVVKVRSEFRRLASIFRNLQDILGSGAEDFDELSMGMSGDYQVAVGEGSTLVRIGSLIFGERE; this comes from the coding sequence ATGGAAATTGCTGCCAACATACAGAGGTTACATACTGAGCTTCCTGATGGCGTGCGGATAGTTGCAGTAACTAAGACCCGTACCACCGGAGAAGTCATGGAACTTTACAAATCAGGACACCGTTTAATGGGAGAGAACAGGGTGCAGGAACTGCTGGCCAAAAGGGAAGAGCTTCCGGGTGATATCGAATGGCACATGGTCGGGCACCTTCAGACCAACAAAGTGAAGTACATCGCACCATTTGTGTCACTTATACATTCGGTCGACTCGCAAAAGCTTCTGAGGACAGTGAGCAAGGAAGCACTTAAGAATAAACGGGTGATTGACGTGCTTCTCCAGGTGCACATAGCAGATGAGGAGACAAAGTTCGGCTTTTCGGAGGAGGAGGTTACCGGTCTGGCAGAAGGTTTCTCCGCAGCCGATTATCCCGGTGCACGGTTGCGGGGATTGATGGGAATGGCTACATTTACTGAAGATGTTGTTAAGGTAAGGTCTGAGTTCAGAAGGCTGGCATCAATATTCAGAAACTTGCAGGATATACTTGGCAGTGGGGCAGAGGATTTTGATGAACTCTCAATGGGGATGTCAGGCGATTACCAGGTTGCCGTCGGGGAGGGGAGTACCCTGGTGCGGATAGGAAGTCTCATTTTCGGCGAAAGGGAATAA
- a CDS encoding triose-phosphate isomerase, protein MRKKIVAGNWKMNTSLNEGTGLAKDVASNAATGLPEGVSLIIAPPFTHLMTIREILPAGIGLSAQNCASENSGAFTGEVSAAMIASAGAEYVIIGHSERRSLFNETDEELNRKVSIALENNLKPIFCCGENLEERDKNIHKDVVKKQIVSGLKGISRDDFSDIIIAYEPVWAIGTGKTATPEQAQEMHLFIRNLLRELYDESAADQAVILYGGSCKPSNAKEIFSKEDVDGGLIGGASLKAEDFLAIARSF, encoded by the coding sequence ATGAGAAAGAAAATTGTTGCAGGAAACTGGAAAATGAACACATCCCTGAACGAGGGTACGGGACTTGCAAAAGATGTTGCCAGCAATGCCGCGACGGGACTTCCCGAAGGGGTCTCGCTTATAATTGCACCTCCTTTTACCCACCTTATGACGATAAGGGAGATACTGCCGGCGGGAATCGGACTTTCGGCCCAGAACTGTGCTTCTGAAAATTCGGGTGCATTCACCGGCGAAGTATCTGCTGCAATGATTGCATCGGCTGGTGCTGAATATGTTATTATAGGACATTCTGAAAGAAGATCTCTTTTCAATGAAACAGATGAAGAACTCAACAGGAAGGTCAGTATAGCACTGGAAAACAATCTAAAGCCTATTTTCTGCTGCGGTGAGAACCTCGAAGAACGCGATAAGAATATCCACAAAGATGTAGTTAAAAAACAGATCGTGTCGGGTCTTAAAGGTATTTCCAGGGATGATTTCAGTGACATTATCATAGCCTATGAACCGGTTTGGGCAATTGGCACGGGAAAAACGGCAACACCTGAACAGGCACAGGAGATGCACCTTTTTATCAGAAATCTATTGAGAGAGCTTTACGATGAAAGTGCAGCCGATCAGGCGGTCATTTTGTACGGAGGCAGTTGCAAACCTTCAAATGCCAAAGAGATATTCTCAAAGGAGGATGTTGACGGGGGACTTATCGGCGGAGCCTCACTCAAGGCAGAGGACTTCCTTGCAATAGCCCGATCATTTTGA
- a CDS encoding metallophosphoesterase, whose translation MSLKIACLSDTHGYFDKRLKEFIGYCDEIWHAGDIGSTGVAEELSSMKPLRAVHGNIDGADIRASYPEHQRFSAGGLDVWITHIGGYPGRYDRSVVPAIFEAPPGLFICGHSHILKVINDSKLGLLHINPGAAGRAGAHKVQTAVRFVIEEGVVKDLEVAELERTC comes from the coding sequence ATGAGTCTGAAAATAGCATGTTTATCTGATACCCATGGTTATTTTGACAAGAGGCTGAAAGAATTTATCGGGTATTGTGATGAGATTTGGCATGCCGGTGATATTGGCAGTACCGGGGTTGCAGAAGAACTCTCCTCCATGAAACCACTGAGAGCTGTACACGGCAACATTGATGGTGCGGATATCCGTGCATCATACCCTGAACATCAAAGGTTCAGTGCAGGTGGCCTGGATGTCTGGATCACCCACATCGGCGGCTATCCGGGAAGGTATGACCGGTCGGTTGTCCCGGCTATATTTGAGGCGCCTCCCGGACTCTTTATTTGCGGACATTCACACATTCTGAAGGTAATTAATGACAGCAAGCTTGGATTGCTTCATATCAATCCGGGTGCTGCCGGGCGGGCAGGTGCCCATAAAGTGCAGACAGCTGTGCGGTTTGTGATAGAGGAGGGAGTTGTAAAGGACCTGGAGGTTGCTGAGCTTGAACGGACATGTTGA
- the hflC gene encoding protease modulator HflC: protein MKNKHIILTILAAVILILGYQSIFILDETQQAIVTQFGKPVGGPRTQPGINFKTPFIHKVQYFDKRYLKWDGDPNQVPTLDKKFIYVDTYARWQITDPLQFFIRLRDERSGQSRLDDILDGETRNAVASHELLDLVRSSNREPEVYEDYLEELETLEDISVGREKIEALILERANARTADLGIRVLDFRFKRMNYVEEVRRTVFDRMISERQRIAEQFRSEGEGEARRIEGSKERDLAQIQSEAFREAEGIRGRADAEATRVYARAYNRNRASRDLYSFVRSMETLEKSFDDKTSIILSTDSELLRFLKSSE, encoded by the coding sequence ATGAAGAATAAACATATAATACTGACAATACTGGCTGCAGTGATCCTGATACTGGGATACCAGAGCATTTTCATACTTGACGAAACTCAACAGGCCATTGTAACACAGTTCGGGAAACCGGTAGGCGGGCCCCGCACCCAGCCCGGCATCAATTTTAAAACACCCTTCATCCACAAGGTCCAGTATTTTGACAAAAGGTACCTCAAGTGGGATGGTGATCCTAACCAGGTGCCGACACTGGACAAGAAATTCATATATGTCGACACATATGCAAGGTGGCAGATTACAGATCCGCTTCAGTTTTTCATAAGGCTCAGGGATGAGAGGTCCGGCCAGTCGCGTCTCGATGATATACTGGACGGCGAGACCAGGAATGCAGTGGCGAGCCACGAATTGCTCGATCTGGTCCGTTCCTCCAACAGGGAGCCTGAAGTGTACGAAGATTATCTTGAAGAGCTGGAGACGCTGGAAGATATAAGTGTGGGAAGAGAGAAGATAGAAGCACTCATACTTGAGAGGGCCAACGCACGGACCGCCGACCTGGGCATAAGGGTGCTCGATTTCAGGTTTAAGAGGATGAACTATGTTGAAGAGGTTCGCAGAACCGTGTTTGACAGGATGATAAGTGAACGGCAGAGGATAGCCGAACAGTTCAGGTCAGAGGGTGAAGGAGAAGCCAGGAGAATCGAGGGGAGCAAGGAGCGTGACCTTGCCCAGATACAGTCCGAGGCCTTCAGGGAAGCAGAAGGCATAAGGGGAAGGGCCGATGCTGAGGCTACCAGAGTATATGCCAGGGCTTACAACCGCAACAGGGCCAGCAGGGACTTGTACTCATTCGTGAGATCCATGGAAACCCTGGAAAAGTCATTCGATGACAAGACCAGCATCATTTTGTCGACCGACAGCGAACTGCTCAGGTTCCTGAAATCCAGCGAATAA
- a CDS encoding 16S rRNA (uracil(1498)-N(3))-methyltransferase, which yields MHLFYSPVIREGTFTLDSGESLHCTRVLRLRQGDIIHITDGAGRIQSAEIVIPDKNKCVVRITDEQQMPPERGFHLQIAIAPTKSIDRFEWFLEKATEIGIDIITPVICSNSERRIVKPERCRKVMVAAMKQSLSAWLPSIEDTVSFMEFLKKPFGGTRIIATGSAPPHNHPGRYCAPGNPVQILIGPEGDFTDDEMQSAIQTGFIPASLSQKRLRTETAGVVACHAVSFINQPGQ from the coding sequence ATGCATTTATTCTATTCTCCTGTGATCAGAGAAGGCACTTTCACCCTTGACAGCGGTGAGTCATTGCACTGCACCCGGGTTCTGCGCCTCAGGCAGGGCGATATAATCCATATTACCGACGGTGCAGGCAGAATACAGTCCGCCGAGATAGTTATTCCCGACAAAAACAAATGTGTCGTCAGAATTACTGATGAGCAGCAGATGCCGCCGGAAAGGGGTTTTCACCTGCAAATAGCCATTGCACCGACAAAAAGCATTGACAGGTTTGAATGGTTTCTTGAGAAGGCAACAGAAATTGGAATAGACATTATAACACCTGTTATCTGCAGTAATTCAGAACGAAGAATCGTGAAACCTGAACGGTGCAGGAAGGTAATGGTTGCTGCAATGAAGCAGTCGCTGAGTGCCTGGCTTCCTTCTATTGAAGATACTGTCAGTTTCATGGAATTTTTAAAGAAGCCTTTCGGCGGAACAAGAATTATCGCAACGGGCAGCGCCCCGCCGCATAATCATCCTGGCAGGTACTGCGCGCCGGGCAATCCCGTACAGATACTTATAGGACCGGAAGGAGACTTTACGGACGACGAAATGCAATCGGCAATACAAACCGGTTTCATCCCGGCAAGCCTGTCACAAAAGAGGTTACGGACTGAAACGGCAGGTGTGGTGGCATGCCATGCAGTCAGTTTTATAAATCAACCCGGTCAATAG
- the uvrA gene encoding excinuclease ABC subunit A produces MPENLADDSGKILIRGARVHNLKNISLSIPRDQFIVITGLSGSGKSSLAFDTLYAEGQRRYVESLSSYARQFLGRINKPEVDFIRGIPPAIAIEQKVNTSNPRSTVGTSTEIYDYLRLLFARIGRTISPVSGKEVTRHSVNDVVSHILSLREDTTVLILAPVKVTERNSLERNFRIRLQQGLTRIHYDDRTEKLQDIVDNFDSFQIPAKLFLVIDRLRVAYDGDTRSRIADSAETAFYEGNGECLLKTEYGDNAELDYFSTRFELDGIDFEEPTQHMFSFNNPLGACPVCEGYGKIIGIDEDLVIPDKSLSVYNDAIACWRGEKMKKWKERLVLNASKFDFPIHKPWYELSDELRQLVWSGNRYFYGLHRFFKHIEKKSYKIQYRVMLSRYRGRTVCHECNGARLKREASWVKVGGISIQELVQMPVTRLAEFFEAISLDKHEEKIAGRILTEIRSRTGFLKEVGLGYLTLNRLSSTLSGGESQRIRLASSLGSNLVGSLYILDEPSIGLHPRDTRLLTGVLRQLTDSGNTVIVVEHDEDIIRSSDRIIDIGPHSGHLGGEIIYNGKHEMLSGNEKSLTAGYLSGRITIPLPSSRLKWNDYIEITGASENNLKLIDVKFPLNVLTVVTGVSGSGKSSLVRGILYPALGRILGNTGLKPGRFGKIAGNINRLTGVEMIDQNPIGRSSRSNPVTYVKAWDEIRKLYASQTAARINRFGPGYFSFNIDGGRCEECQGEGIIKVEMQFMADVTLICESCNGKRFREEVLEVRYRNMNIHDILELTVSEAISFFSEGTGSTEKKIVEKLRPLQEVGLGYIKLGQSSSTLSGGESQRVKLASFLGREKEQKPVLFIFDEPTTGLHFHDIKKLLSAFRALTDRGNSLVVVEHNPEIIKMADWIIDLGPEGGEEGGNLVFEGTPEELVNCAASYTGIYLQNKIVNGGRSNSRNQR; encoded by the coding sequence ATGCCAGAAAATTTGGCTGATGACAGTGGAAAGATACTTATCAGGGGAGCCAGAGTACACAATCTGAAAAATATCAGTCTCAGCATCCCGAGAGATCAGTTTATTGTGATAACCGGTCTATCTGGCTCGGGCAAATCCTCACTGGCATTTGACACTCTTTATGCCGAAGGTCAGAGACGTTATGTTGAAAGCCTTTCATCCTACGCACGACAGTTTCTGGGAAGAATAAACAAGCCGGAAGTTGATTTCATAAGGGGAATCCCCCCGGCAATAGCAATAGAACAGAAGGTCAATACATCAAATCCCCGCTCAACTGTTGGTACCTCAACGGAGATATATGATTATCTAAGGCTGCTGTTTGCAAGGATCGGCCGTACAATATCGCCTGTTTCAGGCAAAGAGGTAACAAGGCATAGTGTGAATGATGTGGTAAGTCACATACTGTCACTGAGGGAGGATACCACGGTGCTGATACTTGCCCCGGTAAAGGTGACTGAGCGAAATTCACTGGAAAGAAACTTCAGGATAAGGCTTCAGCAGGGACTAACCAGAATTCACTATGACGACCGTACTGAAAAATTGCAGGATATTGTAGATAATTTCGACAGTTTCCAGATACCCGCCAAACTGTTCCTGGTCATTGACAGGCTCAGGGTAGCTTATGACGGTGATACAAGATCGAGGATTGCCGATTCTGCTGAAACAGCATTTTACGAAGGGAACGGTGAATGCCTGCTGAAAACGGAATACGGTGATAACGCAGAGCTGGATTATTTCTCAACCCGCTTTGAGTTGGATGGCATTGACTTTGAAGAGCCGACACAGCACATGTTCAGCTTTAACAACCCCCTGGGAGCCTGCCCGGTTTGTGAGGGATACGGAAAGATAATTGGAATAGATGAAGATCTTGTCATACCTGACAAGAGCCTGTCGGTGTACAACGACGCTATAGCATGCTGGCGAGGTGAAAAAATGAAGAAATGGAAAGAGAGGCTTGTACTAAATGCTTCCAAATTCGACTTTCCGATACATAAACCCTGGTATGAACTTTCTGACGAACTGCGACAGCTGGTATGGTCAGGTAACAGGTATTTTTACGGACTTCACCGTTTTTTCAAGCATATTGAGAAGAAAAGCTATAAGATACAATACAGGGTGATGCTTTCCAGGTACAGGGGACGTACCGTTTGTCATGAATGTAACGGAGCCAGGCTGAAAAGGGAAGCTTCATGGGTTAAAGTCGGGGGTATCAGCATCCAGGAACTTGTACAGATGCCCGTGACCAGGCTGGCGGAGTTTTTTGAAGCTATTAGCCTTGACAAACATGAGGAGAAGATCGCCGGCAGAATACTGACCGAAATAAGAAGCCGAACCGGGTTCCTGAAGGAGGTCGGATTGGGCTACCTTACCCTTAACAGGCTCTCTTCCACCCTTTCGGGCGGAGAGTCACAGCGAATAAGGCTGGCATCAAGTCTTGGCAGTAACCTCGTAGGATCCCTCTATATTCTTGATGAACCCAGCATCGGTCTTCACCCAAGGGATACCCGTCTTCTGACTGGTGTGCTGAGACAATTGACCGATTCAGGCAATACTGTTATAGTGGTTGAACATGATGAGGATATAATCAGGTCGTCAGACAGGATCATTGACATCGGCCCGCACTCAGGCCATCTTGGCGGTGAGATCATATACAACGGGAAACATGAAATGCTGTCAGGAAACGAGAAAAGTCTCACTGCAGGCTATCTGAGCGGCAGGATAACCATACCGCTTCCCTCCAGCCGTCTGAAATGGAATGATTATATTGAAATTACAGGAGCCTCCGAAAACAACCTCAAGCTTATTGATGTCAAATTCCCGCTCAATGTGCTCACTGTCGTTACAGGAGTGAGCGGATCGGGCAAGTCCTCGCTTGTCAGGGGCATTCTTTATCCCGCACTGGGAAGAATACTGGGCAATACGGGCCTGAAACCTGGAAGGTTCGGGAAAATAGCAGGCAACATCAACCGGCTTACCGGTGTCGAGATGATCGATCAGAACCCTATAGGGAGATCATCCCGGTCAAATCCGGTAACTTATGTCAAGGCGTGGGACGAGATACGCAAACTGTATGCATCTCAAACAGCGGCCAGGATCAACAGGTTCGGTCCCGGATATTTTTCATTCAACATCGACGGAGGCAGGTGCGAGGAGTGCCAGGGTGAAGGAATTATAAAGGTTGAGATGCAGTTTATGGCAGATGTAACCCTGATCTGCGAAAGCTGCAATGGCAAAAGATTCAGGGAGGAGGTCCTGGAAGTCCGGTACCGGAATATGAACATACATGACATTCTGGAACTTACGGTCTCTGAGGCGATCTCTTTCTTCTCTGAGGGAACCGGCAGTACCGAAAAGAAAATAGTTGAAAAGCTCAGGCCCCTTCAGGAAGTCGGGCTGGGCTATATAAAGCTTGGCCAGTCTTCAAGCACTCTCAGCGGCGGTGAAAGCCAGAGGGTAAAACTGGCATCTTTCCTGGGCAGGGAGAAGGAACAAAAGCCTGTGCTGTTCATATTCGACGAACCGACCACCGGTCTTCATTTCCACGACATAAAAAAACTGCTGAGTGCTTTCAGGGCGCTTACTGACAGGGGAAACAGCCTGGTGGTGGTGGAACACAACCCGGAGATAATAAAGATGGCGGACTGGATCATTGACCTCGGGCCTGAAGGTGGTGAAGAGGGTGGTAACCTGGTCTTTGAAGGTACACCTGAAGAGCTCGTTAATTGTGCCGCATCATATACGGGAATATACCTTCAGAACAAGATTGTAAACGGTGGCAGGAGCAATAGCCGCAACCAGCGATAA